A genomic segment from bacterium encodes:
- the rsmA gene encoding 16S rRNA (adenine(1518)-N(6)/adenine(1519)-N(6))-dimethyltransferase RsmA, producing the protein MDVKEILEYQGIKPSKELGQSFLVSEKIAERIVEACEIEPDDVILEVGPGLGILTQLLVKVSHKVFAVEKDLSLFKFLEQKFQGMKTLFLLNQDVLKLNPTHITAAKPLKLVSNLPYSITSDFLYWLLNNRKCIQSCILTLQREVAHRLMAQPGIRAYGTLSVFFQFWMDVEPIFSIPGKFFFPSSKIVSEVISLKPKMETQVVNEGLFLKIVKTSFAKRRKMLRNSLGLKINVIGGIDLTQRPESLSYEDFLQLAKALEDVGY; encoded by the coding sequence ATGGATGTCAAAGAGATACTTGAGTATCAAGGAATAAAGCCGAGTAAAGAACTTGGGCAGAGTTTTCTTGTAAGTGAAAAGATTGCCGAACGTATTGTTGAAGCCTGTGAAATTGAACCAGACGATGTAATACTTGAAGTAGGACCTGGACTTGGAATACTTACTCAATTACTTGTTAAAGTTTCACATAAAGTTTTTGCAGTTGAGAAAGACTTGTCGCTTTTTAAATTCTTGGAACAGAAATTTCAGGGTATGAAAACCCTATTCCTGTTAAACCAGGATGTCTTAAAACTTAATCCTACTCATATTACTGCAGCAAAACCTCTTAAGCTTGTATCCAATCTCCCTTATTCTATTACTTCTGATTTCCTTTATTGGCTTCTAAATAATCGTAAATGCATTCAATCCTGTATCCTTACATTGCAAAGAGAAGTAGCTCATAGGCTTATGGCACAGCCCGGAATTCGAGCGTATGGAACTCTTTCTGTGTTTTTCCAGTTTTGGATGGATGTAGAGCCTATTTTTTCAATTCCGGGTAAATTCTTTTTCCCAAGTTCTAAGATAGTTTCCGAAGTCATATCATTAAAGCCAAAAATGGAAACACAAGTAGTAAACGAGGGGTTATTTTTAAAAATTGTCAAGACTTCTTTTGCAAAAAGGCGTAAGATGTTAAGAAATAGTTTAGGATTAAAAATTAATGTTATTGGAGGTATAGACTTAACTCAAAGACCTGAATCTTTGAGTTACGAAGATTTTTTGCAACTTGCTAAAGCATTGGAAGATGTGGGTTATTAG
- the priA gene encoding primosomal protein N' has product MFVDVALPSGTFVYRVPNKLKQKLELGSLVKVALRSRELEGWIVGANKSTKLKTVREILGISYPEPLITAPLLGLGKWMAKYYQASLGSVLNIIVPSRGKLISLPQQETKIFKPIGIKILPSVIRNSLKEKQFKSVLLYGHERNDIYFGAIEEALSRGLGVIFLIPEIILIPYIFSLLQKRVGDLIAVLHSRLKKEERWIEWLRIKRGMARVVIGTRSAIFAPVHNIGLIIIDEEQDTSYKSEETPKYSARDVAIMRAKIESTLCILGSATPSVETFYNTKAKKITLLHLTSPKRPFKIWLADMRKETDPIFSELLKRKIKEYTNRGEKVILFLNRRGFYSFIFCEDCGYIPKCPNCGVSLTYHKINLSLRCHYCGHSEKALGYCAQCKGINLSHRGIGTARVERAFKSLFTGISIFRLDLDTVPSKYISHTFKSFANGEIQVLLGTQLVVKPLNFPKVGLIGVISTDTGLNLPDFRATERTFSLLVRLVEKGKEVVLQTYNPEHRVLKYILTHNYFGFYESEELIRKKLVYPPYSHLIRILIKDLEERAKKSASELANRFKEEGLNFLGPAPCLLERDGSKIRLHFLLKVKNPQDLSLSQIIPRNTIIDVDPLELI; this is encoded by the coding sequence ATGTTTGTAGATGTAGCTTTACCTTCTGGGACTTTTGTATATAGAGTACCAAATAAACTTAAGCAAAAACTTGAATTAGGTTCACTTGTAAAAGTCGCACTTCGGTCAAGAGAGTTGGAAGGCTGGATAGTAGGAGCGAATAAATCTACAAAACTTAAAACTGTTAGAGAGATACTTGGGATTTCTTATCCTGAACCACTTATTACTGCACCACTTTTAGGACTTGGAAAGTGGATGGCTAAGTATTATCAGGCATCGTTGGGGTCTGTTTTAAATATTATAGTGCCATCGCGTGGCAAATTAATTTCTTTACCTCAACAGGAGACAAAAATCTTTAAACCAATCGGTATAAAAATACTGCCATCTGTAATCAGAAACTCATTGAAAGAAAAGCAGTTTAAAAGTGTATTACTCTATGGACATGAGAGAAATGATATCTACTTTGGAGCAATTGAAGAAGCATTAAGTCGGGGGTTGGGTGTTATATTCCTTATACCCGAAATTATCTTGATTCCTTACATTTTTTCACTTCTACAAAAAAGGGTTGGAGATTTAATTGCTGTTTTGCATTCAAGACTAAAAAAGGAAGAACGGTGGATTGAGTGGCTAAGGATTAAAAGAGGAATGGCAAGGGTAGTAATTGGCACAAGGAGTGCTATTTTTGCACCAGTACATAACATTGGGCTTATAATTATTGATGAGGAACAAGATACAAGCTACAAGAGTGAAGAGACACCAAAATATTCTGCACGAGATGTAGCAATAATGAGAGCTAAAATTGAATCTACATTGTGCATTCTTGGGAGTGCTACTCCAAGTGTAGAGACATTTTATAATACTAAAGCAAAAAAAATCACACTCCTCCATTTGACTAGTCCAAAAAGACCTTTTAAAATTTGGCTTGCAGATATGCGTAAAGAAACTGACCCAATTTTTTCGGAACTTTTAAAAAGGAAAATTAAAGAATACACAAATAGAGGTGAAAAAGTAATACTATTTTTAAACCGTAGAGGCTTTTATTCTTTCATTTTTTGTGAAGATTGCGGATATATCCCAAAGTGTCCTAATTGTGGTGTTTCTCTTACTTATCATAAAATAAATTTATCACTTAGATGCCATTATTGCGGACACAGTGAAAAGGCGCTCGGATATTGTGCACAGTGTAAAGGAATTAATTTGTCACATAGAGGAATTGGGACTGCAAGAGTAGAGAGGGCTTTTAAATCACTTTTTACTGGAATTAGTATTTTTAGATTAGACCTTGATACAGTTCCAAGTAAATATATAAGTCATACATTTAAGTCATTTGCAAATGGAGAAATTCAAGTACTCTTGGGTACTCAACTTGTAGTTAAACCTCTCAATTTTCCGAAAGTTGGATTAATTGGTGTAATATCAACAGATACAGGTTTAAATTTACCAGACTTTAGGGCTACGGAGCGCACTTTTTCATTACTTGTGCGATTAGTAGAAAAAGGAAAAGAAGTAGTATTACAAACTTATAATCCAGAGCACCGTGTTTTAAAGTATATTCTAACTCACAATTATTTCGGATTTTATGAATCAGAAGAGTTAATAAGAAAAAAGCTTGTTTATCCTCCTTATTCTCATCTTATAAGAATATTGATAAAAGATTTGGAAGAACGAGCTAAGAAAAGTGCTTCTGAATTAGCGAATAGATTTAAAGAAGAGGGGCTAAATTTTCTTGGTCCTGCTCCTTGCTTGCTTGAACGCGATGGAAGTAAAATTAGGTTACATTTTCTTCTAAAGGTAAAAAATCCGCAAGATTTATCTCTTTCACAAATTATTCCCAGGAACACTATAATAGATGTGGATCCTTTAGAACTTATTTAA
- a CDS encoding Lrp/AsnC ligand binding domain-containing protein, translating into MGVSAYVLIKLRVGRAEEVLREVRKLPNVKEAHMVTGIYDIIATIKVNDLKELGEVVAEKIHEIEGVSSTVTCIVVA; encoded by the coding sequence ATGGGAGTCTCAGCTTATGTACTTATAAAGCTAAGAGTTGGAAGAGCCGAAGAAGTTTTAAGAGAAGTAAGGAAACTTCCTAATGTAAAAGAAGCGCATATGGTTACAGGGATTTACGATATAATAGCGACTATTAAAGTTAACGATCTCAAAGAACTTGGAGAAGTAGTTGCAGAAAAAATACATGAGATAGAAGGTGTAAGTTCCACAGTTACCTGCATTGTAGTTGCATAA